CGCGTCGTCGGCGCCGTCGTCCTCCACCCGTCCATGGCGCACTTCCCATTCCTTCCAGAGGGAGTAGACCGCCGGGATCACGAGCAGCGTGAGCACCGTACTCGAGATCATGCCGCCGACCATGGGTGCGGCGATCCGCTTCATCACACTCGAACCCGTGCCCGACGTCCACAGGATTGGCAGCAGCCCCGCCATGATCGCCGTCACGGTCATCATCTTGGGGCGTACCCGCTCGACGGCGCCTTCCATGACGGCCGCGTAGAGATGATGCAGGGTCACCTGCCCGCCCGCCGCGCGTGCGCGTTCCCGTTCACTGCGCCAGGCGTGATCGAGATAGATAAGCATGACCACCCCCGTTTCTGCCGCCACGCCAGCCAACGCGATGAATCCGATGGCGACGGCCACCGACCAGTTGTAGCCCAGCAGAAAAATGAACCACAAACCGCCAACCAACGCGAACGGCAGCGAGAGCATCACGATCATGGTCTCGCCAACGCTCTTGAAGTTGAAATACAACAGCAGGAAGATGAGCACGAGCGTCGCGGGAATCACCAGTCGCATGGTCTGCTTGGCACGCTCCATGTACTCGAACTGGCCACTCCAGACCACCGTGTAGCCAGCGGGAAACTTCACCATCTCCGTCACCCGACGCTGCGCCTCTTGCACGTAGCCGCCAATGTCGCGCCCGGAGACATCAACGTAGACCCAGGCGGTCGGCATGGCGCCTTCGGTACGCACCACCATCGGCCCCGGCACCGGTCGAATCGTCGCGACTTGTCCGAGCGGTACCTGACTGACGCCCGCCCGCGCCGAGAGCCCCGCCCCCCGGGCGCTCATGCCGCCCATGGCGTCACCGCCAGCGGCACGCCCAGCCGTGTTGATCGGAATCAGCACGGCCGCGAGGCGCTCCGGGCTATCGCGCAGTTCCTGCGGATAGCGCACGCGCACGCCGTAGCGCTCACGTCCTTCCACGGTCTGCGTGATGACCATGCCGCCGATCGCCGTGGCAATCACCTCCTGGACGTCGCCAACATTGAGCCCATACCGTGCCGCCGCCCGTCGATCGATATCGATGTCGACGTAGTAGCCACTCACGGCGCGCTCCGCAAACGCGCTGCGCGTGCCCGGCACCATCTGCACGGCCGTCTCCACCTCTTTCGCCAGACGTTCCAGCTCTGCCAGATCAGGTCCGAACACCTTGATCCCCACGGGCGTGCGGATGCCCGTGGCCAACATGTCGATGCGGCCGCGAATCGGCATGGTCCACGCATTGGTGACGCCAGGCATGCGTACGGCCGAATCCATCTGCGCCACGAGTCCCTCGTACGTCACACCCGCACGCCACTCCTGCTCGGGCTTGAGCGTGATCGTGGTCTCGAACATGTCGAGCCCGGCCGGATCGGTCGCGGTATTGGCGCGCCCGGCCTTCCCCCAGACGTGCTCCACTTCGGGAAACTGCTTGAGGATCCGATCCTGTCCGGCGAGCAGTTCACGCGCCCGGGCCACGCTGACCCCTGGCAGCGTCTGCGGCATGAACAGAATGGTGCCCTCTTCAACCGGCGGCATGAACTCACTGCCAATGCGCGCCCATGGAATCCAGGACAGCACCAGGGTGACCATGGCGACGGCGATCACCGGCCACCGATGACGAAGCACCGTTGTGATCATCGGTCGATAGAGACGAATGAGGGCGCGGTTGATCGGGTTGGCCTGTTCCCGATAGATCTTCCCACGGATGAACAGACCCATGGCCACCGGCACCAGCGTGACCGACAGGAGCGAGGCAGACGCCATCGCGAACGTCTTGGTGAACGCCAGGGGCTTGAACAAACGGCCTTCCTGGCCACCGAGTGTGAACACCGGCAGGAAGCTTACGGTGATGATGAGCAGCGAGAAGAACAGCGCCGGCCCGACCTCCCGCGACGATTCGACCACGACGCGCCACCGCTCGCGGGAGGTCAGTACCGATGTCGAGAACGAACGCTGCCCGGACGCCGCCTCGCCTTCCTTGGCAACGATGGCGCGCTCGAGATGCTTGTGCATGTTCTCGATCATGACGATGGCGGCGTCGATCATGGCGCCGATGGCAATGGCAATCCCGCCGAGCGACATAATGTCGGCGCCCACACCGATGCTCCGCATCGCAATGAACGCCATCAGGATGCCGATCGGCAGGGTGATGATGGCCACCAGCGCTGAGCTGGCATGCAGCAGGAACACCACGCACACCAGCGCGACGATGAGCGACTCTTCGAGCAGCTTTCCCTGCAAGTTCTCGATCGCGTGTTCGATGAGCGACGACCGATCGTACACCGGGCGGATCACCACCCCGGGCGGAAGCCCGGACTGAATACGTGCCAGCTTCTGTTTGATGCGCTCGATCACCGCCAGCGCGTTCTCACCGAAGCGCATGACGACGATCGCCCCGACCGCATCGCCACGGCCGTCCAGTTCGGCAATGCCACGTCGAACGGCGGGGCCGATACTCACGCGTCCCAGTTCGGCGACACGAACCGGCGTGCCAGCCGCTGAGGCGCTGACCACCACGTTCTCGATGTCCGAGAGCGATTTGAGATACCCCAGGCCGCGCACCATATACTCGCGTTCGGAGAGCTCCATGACCATGGCGCCCACGTCGGCGTTGGCGTTCTGGATGGCGGCCATCACGCGACCAACCGGAATGCCATAGGCCTGCAGCTTGGTGGGATCCAGATCCACCTGGTACTGCTTTTCATAGCCGCCGAGCGAGGCCACTTCGCTCACACCGGGGACCGCTGTCAACTGATAGCGCAGATACCAGTCCTGCAACGAGCGCAGTTCGGCGAGGCTGAGTCGTCCCGTGGTATCCTCCAGGGCATACTGGTAGACCCACCCGAGCCCGGTCGCATCCGGTCCCAGTCGCGCGACCGCGCCCTTCGGCAGTCGGCCCTGGATGCCGTTCAGATACTCGAGGACGCGGCTGCGCGCCCAGTAGAGATCGGTCCCATCCTCGAAGATGATGTACACGAACGAGACGCCGAAGAAGGAATAGCCACGCACGACCCGGGAGCCTGGCACCTTCAGCATCTCCGCGGCAATCGGGTAGGTGATCTGGTCCTCGACGATACGTGGCGCCTGCTCGTTGTAATCGGTTTGCACAATGACCTGGACATCCGACAGGTCAGGGAGTGCCTCGAGGGGCGTACGCTTGACCGCCAAGACGCCCCCGACCATCGCGGCGACCGTAACCAGGAGTACGAGTAGCCGGTTGCTGACGGCCCAATTGATGATGCGCGGAAGCATGGGTCAGACCTCCTGGCGCACGTGCGGTGGCGTGCTCGACGGCGGTCCGCCCTTTTGCGGATTGGGCTTCGGCGCGGGTTTGGCGGGCGGTGTGCTCGATCCATGGTTCATGCCGGGCATATCCGCCATGCCGGGCATGTCGGGCATTCCGGGGATCTTCGACATGGAGTCGGGCACCGGCCCGGCCGGGCGCGGACCTGCTGGCGGCGGCGTCTCGCTCGCCCCTCCCATATTCATGCCCGGCATGTTGCCCATACCGCCCAGCGCCGATTTCAGGTTCGACTCCGCGTCGACCAGGAAGGTGGCGGACGCGACCACGGTATCACCGACGCTCAGTCCCGAGAGCACAACCACGCGATCATCGGACGCATCACCGATGGTGACATCTTTCGGAACCAGCGCCCCGTTGC
The Gemmatimonas sp. UBA7669 genome window above contains:
- a CDS encoding efflux RND transporter permease subunit is translated as MLPRIINWAVSNRLLVLLVTVAAMVGGVLAVKRTPLEALPDLSDVQVIVQTDYNEQAPRIVEDQITYPIAAEMLKVPGSRVVRGYSFFGVSFVYIIFEDGTDLYWARSRVLEYLNGIQGRLPKGAVARLGPDATGLGWVYQYALEDTTGRLSLAELRSLQDWYLRYQLTAVPGVSEVASLGGYEKQYQVDLDPTKLQAYGIPVGRVMAAIQNANADVGAMVMELSEREYMVRGLGYLKSLSDIENVVVSASAAGTPVRVAELGRVSIGPAVRRGIAELDGRGDAVGAIVVMRFGENALAVIERIKQKLARIQSGLPPGVVIRPVYDRSSLIEHAIENLQGKLLEESLIVALVCVVFLLHASSALVAIITLPIGILMAFIAMRSIGVGADIMSLGGIAIAIGAMIDAAIVMIENMHKHLERAIVAKEGEAASGQRSFSTSVLTSRERWRVVVESSREVGPALFFSLLIITVSFLPVFTLGGQEGRLFKPLAFTKTFAMASASLLSVTLVPVAMGLFIRGKIYREQANPINRALIRLYRPMITTVLRHRWPVIAVAMVTLVLSWIPWARIGSEFMPPVEEGTILFMPQTLPGVSVARARELLAGQDRILKQFPEVEHVWGKAGRANTATDPAGLDMFETTITLKPEQEWRAGVTYEGLVAQMDSAVRMPGVTNAWTMPIRGRIDMLATGIRTPVGIKVFGPDLAELERLAKEVETAVQMVPGTRSAFAERAVSGYYVDIDIDRRAAARYGLNVGDVQEVIATAIGGMVITQTVEGRERYGVRVRYPQELRDSPERLAAVLIPINTAGRAAGGDAMGGMSARGAGLSARAGVSQVPLGQVATIRPVPGPMVVRTEGAMPTAWVYVDVSGRDIGGYVQEAQRRVTEMVKFPAGYTVVWSGQFEYMERAKQTMRLVIPATLVLIFLLLYFNFKSVGETMIVMLSLPFALVGGLWFIFLLGYNWSVAVAIGFIALAGVAAETGVVMLIYLDHAWRSERERARAAGGQVTLHHLYAAVMEGAVERVRPKMMTVTAIMAGLLPILWTSGTGSSVMKRIAAPMVGGMISSTVLTLLVIPAVYSLWKEWEVRHGRVEDDGADDASLPATAAMPEPTPA